A genomic stretch from Microtus pennsylvanicus isolate mMicPen1 chromosome 11, mMicPen1.hap1, whole genome shotgun sequence includes:
- the LOC142831805 gene encoding uncharacterized protein LOC142831805 isoform X1, giving the protein MVSSCCGSVCSEEGCDQGCCQPSCCQTTCCRPSCCQPTCCRPTCCVSSCCRPSCCQSVCCQPTCCHPSCCRPSCCVSSCCRPSCCISSCCRPSCCRPSCCVSSCCRPSCCNSSCCSPSCCVSSCCRPSCCVSSCCRPQCCQSVCCQPTCCRPSCCVSSCCRPSCCQSVCCQPTCCRPSCCISSCCHPSCCVSSCCRPTCCQSTCCRPACSSCSCC; this is encoded by the coding sequence ATGGTCAGCTCCTGTTGTGGCTCTGTCTGTTCTGAGGAGGGCTGTGACCAAGGCTGCTGCCAGCCTAGCTGCTGCCAGACCACCTGCTGCAggcccagctgctgccagcccacCTGCTGTAGGCCCAcctgctgtgtgtccagctgctgcAGACCCAGCTGCTGTCAGTCTGTGTGCTGCCAGCCTACCTGTTGCCACCCCAGCTGCTGCCGCCCCAgctgctgtgtgtccagctgctgcCGCCCCAGCTGCTGCATTTCTAGCTGCTGCAGGCCTTCCTGCTGCCGCCCCAGCTGCTGCGTGTCTAGCTGCTGCCGCCCCAGCTGCTGCAACTCCAGTTGTTGCAGTCCCAGCTGCTGTGTGTCTAGCTGCTGCCGCCCCTcctgctgtgtgtccagctgctgcAGGCCCCAGTGCTGCCAGTCCGTTTGCTGCCAGCCCACCTGCTGTCGCCCCAGCTGCTGTGTGTCCAGTTGCTGCAGGCCCAGCTGCTGCCAGTCTGTGTGCTGCCAGCCTACCTGCTGCCGCCCCAGCTGTTGCATCTCCAGTTGTTGCCATCCCAgctgctgtgtgtccagctgctgcAGGCCCACCTGTTGCCAGAGCACCTGCTGTCGCCCAGCATGCTCTAGCTGTTCTTGTTGCTGA
- the LOC142831805 gene encoding uncharacterized protein LOC142831805 isoform X2, with translation MVSSCCGSVCSEEGCDQGCCQPSCCQTTCCRPSCCQPTCCRPTCCVSSCCRPSCCQSVCCQPTCCHPSCCRPSCCVSSCCRPSCCISSCCRPQCCQSVCCQPTCCRPSCCVSSCCRPSCCQPTCCQSTCCRPACSSCSCC, from the exons ATGGTCAGCTCCTGTTGTGGCTCTGTCTGTTCTGAGGAGGGCTGTGACCAAGGCTGCTGCCAGCCTAGCTGCTGCCAGACCACCTGCTGCAggcccagctgctgccagcccacCTGCTGTAGGCCCAcctgctgtgtgtccagctgctgcAGACCCAGCTGCTGTCAGTCTGTGTGCTGCCAGCCTACCTGTTGCCACCCCAGCTGCTGCCGCCCCAgctgctgtgtgtccagctgctgcCGCCCCAGCTGCTGCATTTCTAGCTGCTGCAG GCCCCAGTGCTGCCAGTCCGTTTGCTGCCAGCCCACCTGCTGTCGCCCCAGCTGCTGTGTGTCCAGTTGCTGCAGGCCCAGCTGCTGCCA GCCCACCTGTTGCCAGAGCACCTGCTGTCGCCCAGCATGCTCTAGCTGTTCTTGTTGCTGA